From one Conyzicola nivalis genomic stretch:
- a CDS encoding bifunctional PIG-L family deacetylase/class I SAM-dependent methyltransferase: MVTFDSSVPGTPAALWLGDNRVAGLPPFDFDTVEHVVVVAAHPDDETLGAGGLIAECGLRGIPVAVVVVTDGAASHPDSPTITPDELRRLRAAETRLAVHRLSPEATVHLLGFPDGAVDTHRDAIATAIGDLLPGTPTLVVAPWRGDEHIDHRVVGEICAGLATAGSRSLLEYPVWLWHWAAPDDAEVPWDRFVALAPRAEALAHKKNAISAYASQAEPLSDQPGDEAMLLESFLDNFRGKHELFVRDEPSPLGAAYFDALYERHEDPWGFTDRWYEQRKRAVTLASLPEQHYGSALEVGCSIGVLTSELAGRCTELLAVDVSRAAVESARARVADEPGVRVELADVASAFPAGPFDLVLISEVGYYFPADVLERVLADAAAQLTDGGTIALCHWRHAVEDYALGGDEVHAIAARVFSGTMTRLARHEEADFVLDVYSTDARSVAARTGLL, translated from the coding sequence GGACACCCGCCGCACTCTGGCTGGGTGACAACCGGGTAGCGGGCCTGCCGCCCTTCGACTTCGACACGGTCGAGCACGTCGTCGTGGTGGCGGCGCATCCCGACGACGAGACCCTCGGCGCCGGTGGCCTGATCGCCGAGTGCGGCCTGCGCGGCATCCCGGTTGCCGTCGTCGTCGTCACCGACGGGGCCGCATCGCACCCCGACTCCCCGACCATCACGCCGGACGAGCTGCGTCGACTGCGCGCCGCCGAGACCCGACTTGCCGTGCACCGGCTCTCCCCCGAGGCCACTGTGCACCTGCTCGGCTTCCCCGACGGCGCGGTCGATACCCATCGCGACGCCATCGCGACCGCGATCGGCGACCTGCTGCCGGGCACGCCGACGCTCGTGGTAGCCCCCTGGCGCGGGGACGAACACATCGACCACCGGGTCGTCGGCGAGATCTGCGCCGGTCTCGCCACAGCGGGTTCACGGTCACTGCTCGAATACCCCGTCTGGCTCTGGCACTGGGCGGCGCCCGACGACGCCGAGGTGCCGTGGGACCGGTTCGTCGCGCTCGCCCCGCGCGCCGAGGCGCTCGCGCACAAGAAGAACGCGATTTCCGCCTACGCCTCTCAGGCCGAGCCGCTCAGCGACCAGCCCGGCGACGAGGCAATGCTGCTCGAGTCGTTCCTCGACAACTTCCGCGGGAAGCACGAGCTCTTCGTGCGCGACGAACCCTCCCCGCTCGGCGCCGCCTACTTCGACGCGCTCTACGAGCGACACGAGGACCCTTGGGGCTTCACCGACCGCTGGTACGAGCAGCGCAAGCGCGCGGTGACCCTCGCCAGCCTGCCCGAGCAGCACTACGGCTCGGCGCTCGAGGTGGGCTGCTCGATCGGTGTGCTCACGAGCGAGCTCGCCGGGCGCTGCACCGAGCTCCTCGCGGTCGACGTCTCCCGGGCCGCCGTCGAGAGCGCCCGCGCGCGGGTCGCCGACGAGCCGGGCGTCCGGGTCGAACTCGCAGACGTCGCATCCGCCTTCCCTGCCGGCCCCTTCGACCTCGTGCTGATCAGCGAGGTCGGCTACTACTTCCCGGCCGACGTGCTCGAGCGCGTACTCGCCGACGCCGCCGCGCAACTCACCGACGGCGGCACGATCGCGCTCTGCCACTGGCGGCACGCCGTCGAGGATTACGCGCTCGGCGGAGACGAGGTGCACGCGATCGCGGCGCGGGTATTCTCGGGCACTATGACACGACTCGCCCGCCACGAGGAAGCCGACTTCGTGCTCGACGTGTACTCCACCGACGCCCGCTCCGTCGCCGCCCGCACGGGTCTGCTGTGA